A single region of the Desulfobacterales bacterium genome encodes:
- a CDS encoding succinate dehydrogenase cytochrome b subunit yields MLRLLRGIISTPLGKKGLMALSGAGLGFFLLIHLLGNLTAFMGRQAFLSYAEHLHRLGPLIQLFEAMLVSLFAVHVILAALLYLENLRARPQRYAVYKRQAGHWGARTMPYTGLVILVFVLVHLANFHFTNGEVEIADLVRSTLHQPGYGLFYILSMAALGLHLSHGFWSMFQSLGLSHPKYEPLVRNGALAISLLIGAVFILIPTLAMLSQRFLLE; encoded by the coding sequence ATGCTGCGGCTCCTTAGGGGGATCATCTCCACCCCGCTTGGCAAAAAAGGGTTGATGGCGCTTTCCGGCGCTGGTCTCGGGTTTTTTTTACTGATCCACCTGCTCGGTAATCTCACCGCCTTCATGGGCCGCCAGGCCTTTCTCTCCTATGCCGAACACCTGCACCGCCTGGGCCCGCTGATCCAGCTGTTCGAGGCAATGCTTGTTTCGCTGTTTGCGGTCCACGTCATTCTGGCCGCGCTCCTCTATCTGGAAAACCTCAGAGCCCGGCCGCAACGCTATGCCGTCTACAAACGGCAAGCCGGCCACTGGGGAGCCCGGACCATGCCCTACACCGGACTTGTCATCCTGGTCTTTGTGCTGGTCCATCTTGCCAATTTTCACTTCACCAACGGAGAGGTGGAGATCGCCGACCTGGTCCGCTCGACCCTGCACCAGCCCGGCTACGGACTCTTCTATATCCTGTCCATGGCCGCGCTGGGGCTTCATCTCAGCCATGGTTTCTGGAGCATGTTCCAGAGCCTCGGCCTCAGTCATCCCAAGTACGAGCCGCTGGTAAGAAACGGGGCCCTGGCGATCAGTCTGCTGATCGGCGCGGTCTTCATCCTGATCCCCACCCTGGCCATGCTGTCGCAACGGTTTCTTTTGGAATAG
- a CDS encoding radical SAM protein: MTISEPRYRQLYASGELAARRDAALEQLKECRLCPRACGRNRVADEAGFCCTGSRAKVASYSPHFGEEGPLVGTGGSGTIFFSNCNLGCVFCQNYEISHLGEGVEVDSGQLAAIMLSLEKQGCHNINFVTPSHLVPQILASLVIAAEHGLSLPLVYNSGGYDSVATLRLLDGVIDIYMPDFKFWDPATGMRYTKAPDYPDRARAAIREMHRQVGDLVIDDRGLAVQGLLVRHLVMPGGLDQTGAILGFLARDISKNTYVNVMDQYRPCGRADEFPPLDRRTSRQEYEQALALAREAGLIRLDRREWSRMLYQLASVDG, from the coding sequence ATGACAATATCCGAGCCACGTTACCGCCAACTGTATGCCAGCGGGGAATTAGCCGCAAGAAGGGATGCGGCCCTTGAACAGCTTAAGGAGTGCCGCCTCTGTCCCCGTGCCTGCGGCAGGAACCGGGTCGCCGATGAGGCCGGCTTCTGTTGCACCGGTTCCCGGGCCAAGGTTGCCAGCTATTCTCCTCACTTTGGCGAGGAGGGCCCCCTGGTCGGAACGGGCGGTTCGGGAACCATCTTTTTTAGCAACTGCAACCTGGGCTGCGTCTTCTGTCAGAACTACGAGATATCCCACCTCGGTGAAGGGGTGGAGGTTGACAGCGGCCAACTGGCCGCGATCATGCTCAGCCTGGAGAAACAGGGCTGCCATAATATCAACTTCGTTACCCCCAGCCACCTGGTGCCCCAGATCCTGGCCAGCCTGGTTATTGCCGCTGAGCACGGCCTGTCGCTGCCCCTGGTTTACAACTCCGGCGGCTATGACTCGGTGGCTACCCTGCGGCTTCTGGACGGGGTCATTGATATCTACATGCCGGATTTCAAGTTCTGGGATCCAGCCACAGGCATGCGTTACACCAAGGCACCTGATTATCCGGACCGGGCCCGGGCCGCGATCAGGGAGATGCACCGCCAGGTGGGCGATCTGGTTATCGATGACCGGGGCCTGGCAGTGCAGGGGCTTCTGGTCAGGCACCTGGTCATGCCCGGCGGGCTTGACCAGACCGGGGCGATCCTTGGTTTCCTGGCCCGGGACATTTCAAAAAACACCTATGTCAATGTGATGGACCAGTACCGTCCCTGCGGCCGGGCCGATGAGTTCCCGCCCCTGGACCGGCGCACCAGCCGACAGGAGTATGAACAGGCCCTGGCCCTGGCCCGGGAGGCGGGCCTCATTCGGCTGGACCGCAGGGAGTGGTCCCGGATGCTGTACCAGCTGGCATCTGTTGATGGATGA